The following coding sequences lie in one Chelonoidis abingdonii isolate Lonesome George chromosome 6, CheloAbing_2.0, whole genome shotgun sequence genomic window:
- the SEC11C gene encoding signal peptidase complex catalytic subunit SEC11C, producing MDVFGDLRRMNKRQLYYQVLNFAMIVSSALMIWKGLIVITGSESPIVVVLSGSMEPAFHRGDLLFLTNFQEDPIRAGEIVVFKVEGRDIPIVHRVIKIHEKENGNIKFLTKGDNNEVDDRGLYKEGQNWLEKKDVVGRARGFLPYVGMVTIIMNDYPKFKYALLAVMGAYVLLKRES from the exons ATGGACGTATTCGGGGACTTGCGGCGAATGAACAAACGCCAG CTATATTACCAAGTATTAAATTTTGCCATGATTGTGTCTTCTGCGCTTATGATATGGAAAGGTCTGATTGTCATCACGGGAAGTGAAAGCCCTATTGTTGTGGTACTCAG TGGCAGTATGGAACCAGCATTTCATAGAGGAGACCTGTTGTTCTTAACAAATTTCCAAGAAGACCCTATTAGAGCTGGTGAAATAGTTGTTTTTAAAGTTGAAGGCAGAGATATTCCAATAGTTCACAGAGTAATCAAAATCCATGAAAA AGAAAATGGAAACATCAAATTTCTGACTAAGGGTGATAATAATGAAGTTGATGATAGAGGCTTGTACAAAGAAGGTCAGAACTGGCTAGAAAAGAAGGATGTTGTTGGAAGAGCGAGAGG CTTTTTACCTTATGTTGGGATGGTTACCATAATAATGAATGACTACCCAAAATTTAAG TATGCTCTTTTGGCAGTAATGGGAGCATATGTATTACTGAAACGTGAATcctaa